The genomic stretch TTCGTGCTGGCGATCGGCATGGCGGTGGACGCCAACGTGCTGGTCTTCGAACGGGCCCGGGAGGAGTACGCGCGCCGCGCGGCCCGCTCCGGCGGCGATCTGCGGCGCCCGCTGCGCGAGGGCTTCGGCAAGGCGTGGAGCGCGATCATCGACTCGAACGTGACCACGCTGCTCGCCGCCGGTCTGCTGTTCCTCTTCGCCACCGGCCCGGTCAAGGGCTTCGGTGTGACCCTGTCCATCGGTGTGCTGGCCTCGATGGTCTCCGCGCTCGTGATCACCAGGGCGCTGGCGGAGTGGGCGGTGCGCCGGCGCTCCGTGCAACGGCGGCCCGCGGTCACCGGGATGGCGTCCGAGGGACGGGTACGGCGGTGGCTGGCCCGGCGCGAGCCGCGGCTGATGCGGCACCGCCGCACCTGGCTGGGCGTCGGCGCCGGTCTGCTGTTGTTCGCCGTCGCCGGGATCGGCATCCGCGGCCTGGAGTTCGGCGTCGAGTTCACCGGCGGGCGGCTCGTCGAGTACAGCACCGGCCGTACGGTGGACGCCGAGACGGCGCGCGCCGCGGTCGCCGACGCGGGCTTCCCGCGCGCGGTCGTCCAGGAGTCGGGCGACGGCGGTATCACCGTACGGACCGAACGGCTGACCGACGCCGAGCAGGACCGCGTCCGGGCCTCCCTCCAGAAGCCCGGCGGCACGGTCGAGGTCGAGCGGGACGAGAAGATCGGGCCCAGCATGGGCAGCGAGCTGCGCGGCAAGGCGCTGATCGCGCTGGGCATCGCGGTCGCCGCGCAGCTGGTCTATCTGAGCGTCCGGTTCCGCTGGACGTTCGCGACGGCGGCGGTGCTCGCCATGGTGCAGGACGTGGTGCTGGTGGTGGGCCTGTTCGCCTGGCTGGGCAAGCCGGTGGACAGCGTCTTCCTCGCGGCGCTGCTGACCGTCGTCGGCTATTCCGTCAACGACACGGTCGTACTCTTCGACCGCGTACGGGAACTGCGGCGCGGCGCCAAGGACGACCGGGCGGCGCGCGGTGCGGAAGGGCTCGCCCGGCTCGCCGACCGGGCGATCGTGCAGACCGTGCCGCGCACGGTGAACACCGGCATGGGCGCCCTGTTCGTCCTCGCCGCCCTCGCGGTGCTGGGCGGCGACTCACTGGCCGACTTCTCCGTGGCGCTGCTCGCGGGCGTCCTGTTCGGCATCGCCTCGACCGTCTTCACCGCCACTCCGGCCGCCGTCCTCCTGGAGGGCCGCCACCCGGCCCCGGCCGCGCCCGCCTCCCGGCCGCGCGACAAGGTGCGGGCCGGGAACGGCGCGGTGGTCTGACACGGCACCGGGGGCGGGACCGCACACGGCCCCGCCCCCGGTGCGTACGGCTGCTAGAAGCCCGCGGGCTCCGTATAGACGCCCCACTCGTCGCGCAGCACGTTGCAGATCTCGCCGAGCGTCGCCTCGGCCCGCACGGCCTCCAGCATCGGCTCGATCATGTTGCCGCCGTCGCGCGCGGCGGCGAGCATCGCGTCCAGCGAGGAGCGCACCCGGGCGTCGTCGCGGGCCGCCTTGCGGTCCCCGAGCACCCGTACCTGCTCGCGCTCGACCTCGTGGCTGACCCGCAGGATCTCCAGGTCGCCGGTGACCGAGCCGTGGTGGCAGTTGACGCCGACGACCTTCTTCTCGCCCTTCTCCAGCGCCTGCTGGTACCGGAACGCGGACTCGGCGATCTCTCCGGTGAACCAGCCGTCCTCTATGCCGCGCAGGATGCCGGAGGTGATGGGACCGATCGGGTGCTGTCCGTCGGGCACCGCACGGGTGCCGCGCTCCTTGATCTGCTCGAAGATCTTCTCGGCGTCGGCCTCGATCCGGTCGGTCAGCGCCTCGACGAACCAGGAGCCGCCCAGCGGGTCCGCGACGTTGGCGACGCCGGTCTCCTCCATCAGCACCTGCTGCGTGCGCAGCGCGATCTCCGCGGCCTGCTCGCTGGGCAGGGCGAGGGTCTCGTCCAGCGCGTTGGTGTGCAGGGAGTTCGTGCCGCCGAGGACCGCGGCGAGCGCTTCCACGGCCGTACGGACGACGTTGTTGTACGGCTGCTGGGCGGTCAGCGAGACGCCGGCGGTCTGCGTGTGGAAGCGCAGCCACTGCGCCTTCTCGCTGGTGGCGCCGTACACGTCGCGCATCCAGCGGGCCCAGATGCGGCGGGCCGCCCGGAACTTCGCGATCTCCTCGAAGAAGTCCACATGGGCGTCGAAGAAGAAGGACAGTCCGGGCGCGAAGGTGTTCACGTCCAGGCCGCGGGAGAGGCCCAGCTCCACGTAGCCGAAGCCGTCGGCGAGGGTGTACGCCAGCTCCTGCGCGGCCGTCGCGCCCGCCTCGCGGATGTGGTAGCCGGAGACCGACAGCGGCTTGTACGCGGGGATGGAGCGCGCGCAGTGCTCCATCAGGTCGCCGATCAGGCGCAGATGGGGCTCGGGCGGGAAGAGCCACTCCTTCTGCGCGATGTACTCCTTGAAGATGTCGGTCTGGAGCGTGCCGTTCAGGACGCCCGGGTCGACGCCCTGGCGCTCGGCGGCGACCAGGTACATGCAGAAGACCGGGACGGCCGGGCCGGAGATCGTCATCGAGGTCGTCACATCGCCCAGCGGGATGTCCTTGAACAGGACCTCCATGTCGGCGGCGGAGTCGATGGCGACACCGCAGTGGCCGACCTCGCCGAGCGAGCGCGGGTCGTCGGAGTCGCGGCCCATCAGGGTCGGCATGTCGAACGCGACCGAGAGGCCGCCGCCGCCGGCCTTGAGGATCATCTTGTAGCGCTCGTTGGTCTGCTCGGCGTTGCCGAAGCCCGCGAACTGGCGGATGGTCCACGTACGGCCGCGGTAGCCGGTCGGGTACAGCCCGCGGGTGAACGGATACTCGCCGGGCCAGCCGATGCGCTCGAAGCCGTCGACGGTGTCGCCGGGGCGGGGGCCGTAGACCGGCGCGACGGGATCGCCGGAGAGCGTGGTGAAGTCCGCGTCCCGCTTGCGGGCGGAGTCGTACCGGGCCTGCCAGCGGCGGCGGCCCTCTTCGATGGCGTCAGCGTCCATACCGACAAATTTACTTGGACGTCCTAGTAATTGTCGATGGCAGAAGGCCGGAAGTCGCCGGGTATCGCTTTCGGGGGGATGCGGGGGCCGCCGGGCCGGGCCCGGCGGCCGTGTGCCGTCAGACCTTGGCGGGCTGCGGCGTACCGTCCGCGACCAGCGGCTCGATCTCCCGGACGACCTTGCGCTCGACGAAGAAGGCGGCGGTCGGGATGGTGCCGGAGATCAGCACCCACAGCAGCTTGCCGAACCTCCACTTCGCCTTGGAGCCCAGGTCGAAGGCGAAGACCAGGTAGATGATGTACAGCACGCCGTGGATCTGGGAGACCACGAGGGTGAGGTCCTTGCCCGTGTCGAAGCCGTACTTGGCCACCATGCAGGCGCACAGGACGAGGAGCATCACGGCAGTGACGTAGGCCATCACCCGGTAGCGGGTCAGCACGCTTCGTTTCATGGTCCGAGCGTAACCGCCCGTTCCGGGGCGATCTTCGCCGCCCCTGCCACGGCTCAGTCGTCCTTGAAGTCCCCGGCCGCCACCCGCAGCGGACGCAGCAGCGCGAAGATCTCCGCGCACTCCTCGGCGTCGTAGGCGCCCAGGCCGAAGTCCATCGCCATCAGGTCGCGGGTGGCCGCGTCGCAGACCTCGCGCCCCTTGGGGGTGATGGAGGCCAGCGTGCCGCGCCCGTCGTTGGGGTTCGGCCGCTTGTCGACCAGGCGGGCCTTGACCAGCCGGTCCACGGTGTTGGTCACCGAGGTCGGGTGGACCATCAGCCGCTCGCCGATCTTCGACATGGGCAGCTCGCCCGCCTTGGAGAAGGTGAGCAGCACCAGCGCCTCGTACCGCGCGAACGTCAGGCCGTACGGCTTGAGCACCGCGTCCACCTCGGACAGCAGGATCTGGTGAGCACGCATGACCGAGGTGATGGCGGCCATGGACGGCACGGCGCCCCATCGCCGCCGCCACAGTTCGTCGGCGCGGGCGATGGGGTCGAAGGCAAGGCTGAGCGGCTTCGGCACGCCTCCGACCCTACCGTTCGGCCATATCGTGGTCAGCCCTGTCTCAGTTTTCGGTACCCCCGCCGTTCACTCCGTGGCCCCGGCGGCCCGCGCCGCACCCGGGAGCCCGGCGGGAGCGGGCCGGTGGGCCCCGGTCCGCCGTACCTCCGCCACCACCAGCAGCACGGACACCACCCCCACCACCCCGCCCGCGGGCATCACCACCCACAGGGGTGCGTATTCCGCCGCGACGCCCGCCGCGCCCATCCCCAGACCCATGATCGTCATACGGCCCGCCTGCATCACCGTCATCGCCTGCCCCAGCAGCTCGTCGGGGACGGCGGCGACGAACCAGCGGTCCACGCCGAAGTTGTACGCGATGCTGACGCCGGTCAGGACGAGCAGCAGCACCGCCCAGCCGAACGACGGACGGAAGGCGAAGCCGAGGGACGGCAGTACGGCGAAGACTCCCAGCGGGAACGTCAGCCGGGCGCGCGCCTTCGGGCCGAGGAACGTGCCGGCCAGGGTCTCGGCGGTGATCGCACCCACCGGCATGGCGCACATCAGCAGGCCCGCGCCCGCCGGGCCGGTGCCGAGCAGGTCCGCGTAGGGGACGAGCAGCGCCTCGGGGACGACCACGAACATCGGCGGCAGCCAGGTCAGCAGGAGGAGCGCCCGGACACGGCGGTCGGCCAGCAGGCGGCGGGTGCCGGACAGCGAAGTGCCCAGCAGGGCGCCACGGGCCGTGTGGCGCGCGGGCCGGGCGTGGGTGCCCAGGCGCAGCAGCAGCGCCGAGCCGAGGAACGTACCGGCGGTGACGGCGAGCACCGTGCCGGGCGTCACCGCCGCCAGCAGCAGCCCGCCGGCCGCGAAGCCGACGAGCTGCGCGCTCTGGTTGACGATGCGGATCAGCGAGCGGCCCAGGACGAAGAGGTCGCCCTCCCCCAGCACGTCGCCGAGCGTGGCCGCGCGCGTGCCGGCGAAGACGGGAGCGATGGCGGCGGTGGCGCAGCGCAGCGCCAGCAGCACCGCGACCGGAGTGCCCGGGAGAACCATCGCGGCGGCGCAGGCCGCGCACAGCAGGTCGCAGACGACGAGGACGCGGCGGGCCGGGTAGCGGTCGGCGACCGCGGAGAGCAGCGTGCCGCCGATGACGTACGGGAGCAGGCCGAGGGCGAAGGTCAGGGCGCTCAGCAGGGGCGACCCGGTGAGCCGGTAGACCAGGACGGAGAGCGCGATCTCGCAGACGACGACGCCGAGGGCGGACAGGAGGTGGGCGGCGAAGACGTAGCGGAATTCGGGGACGGCGAAGACGAGGCGGTATCCGGTGCCGGGGGGCGGGGACGGGGCCGGGGACGGAGCTGTGGGCTTCGGGGGCACGGGCGGAGCCGTGGGCGTCGGGGCTGGGAACGAAGCCATGGGCTTCGGGGGCGGGTTCGGGCATGGTTCGTCGGGGCCCGTGGCGGCGGGCCCGGAAGGCGTCGGCATGACGGCAGCGTGCCGGGCCGGTCCGTACGCCCCCAGTCTTTCGCCGGCAGCCGAATCCAGGGGACGACCGGCCGCGTGGCGGGAAGAGTGGGGGTGTGAGGAAAGGGGGGCCACGGCCATGCCGCTGGACATGCGCTTCGGCGCGGAGGACCTGCTGCGCATCCGCTTCGCCATCTCGCCGCTGTGCGAGACGCACGAGGCCGTACGGACGCTGTTGCGCACCGACCGGCACGGTTACCACCTGCCCTGGCTGCGGCGGATGCGCGCGGCGCTGGCGGGCCTGGACCTGTCCGCGCTGTGGCTGCTGATGCCGTCCCCGCACCCCGGCTACACCCCGGACTTCCTGGGGCCGCCGCCGCAGTCGTCGCTCGCCCCCTTCGAGGAGGAGCTGGCGCGGGTGCGGGCCACGGACCCGGCCGTCGCCCACGCGGAGCTGGCCAAGTCGCTGGCCTGTACGCCGGGTGCCGCCGAGTCCCCGCGGGGCCGGGCGATGCTGGCGGACCCGGCCGCCGCCGTAGAGGAGCTGGCCGATGTCACCGAGCGGGCCTGGCGCGCGCTGCTGGAGGCGGACTGGCCCCGGCTGCGCGCGCTGCTGGAGGCGGAGGTCGCCTACCGGTCGCGGCAGCTGGCGAGCGAGGGACTGGAGAAGCTGTTCGCGGACCTCAGCCCGCGGATCACCTGGTCGGACGGCACCCTCACGGTCCGCACCCGCGCCCGGTTCCTCCAGATCCAGGACCTGGACGGCCGGGGCGTGCTGCTGATGCCGAGCGTCTTCGTGTGGCCGGACGTGGTCAGCGCCTACGAGCCGCACTGGCAGCCCACCGTGATCTACCCGGCACGCGGCATCGGCGGGCTGTGGCACGAGCCGCGCACGGGTCGGGCACTGGCCCGGCTGCTCGGCGTGAACCGGGCGGCGGTGCTCACCGCGCTGGACGAGCCCGCGTCCACCACGGCGCTGGCGCACCGGCTGGGCCTGGCGCCGTCGTCGGTGTCCGCGCAGCTGTCCGTGCTGCGCGACGCCGGACTGCTGACGTCGCGCCGGCACGGGCACCAGGT from Streptomyces albofaciens JCM 4342 encodes the following:
- the secD gene encoding protein translocase subunit SecD translates to MPSRAPSRRHWRALIALAAVAVSLYLALTTPARLGLDLRGGTQIVLETKDSPTARADSAATDRALEVLRQRVDALGVAEPSLSRSGEKRIVAELPGVRDPKEAVEVIGRTAQLTFHPVLGTTQDPKGTPEARHPQDRGRTLPDPDAPGQALRLGPPALTGEGVKDAEAVFDAQGGRGWTVDLAFRGAAADAWARVTGQAACAAPGDPARRVAIVLDDKIISAPGMQQSVPCKTGIAGGNAQITGGFDDAAARDLAALVKGGALPVPVEVVEQRTVGPTLGADAIEASATAAVIGLLCTGAFVIVVYRLLGALATVALAAYGLLSYAVLVALGATLTLPGLAGFVLAIGMAVDANVLVFERAREEYARRAARSGGDLRRPLREGFGKAWSAIIDSNVTTLLAAGLLFLFATGPVKGFGVTLSIGVLASMVSALVITRALAEWAVRRRSVQRRPAVTGMASEGRVRRWLARREPRLMRHRRTWLGVGAGLLLFAVAGIGIRGLEFGVEFTGGRLVEYSTGRTVDAETARAAVADAGFPRAVVQESGDGGITVRTERLTDAEQDRVRASLQKPGGTVEVERDEKIGPSMGSELRGKALIALGIAVAAQLVYLSVRFRWTFATAAVLAMVQDVVLVVGLFAWLGKPVDSVFLAALLTVVGYSVNDTVVLFDRVRELRRGAKDDRAARGAEGLARLADRAIVQTVPRTVNTGMGALFVLAALAVLGGDSLADFSVALLAGVLFGIASTVFTATPAAVLLEGRHPAPAAPASRPRDKVRAGNGAVV
- a CDS encoding acyl-CoA mutase large subunit family protein → MDADAIEEGRRRWQARYDSARKRDADFTTLSGDPVAPVYGPRPGDTVDGFERIGWPGEYPFTRGLYPTGYRGRTWTIRQFAGFGNAEQTNERYKMILKAGGGGLSVAFDMPTLMGRDSDDPRSLGEVGHCGVAIDSAADMEVLFKDIPLGDVTTSMTISGPAVPVFCMYLVAAERQGVDPGVLNGTLQTDIFKEYIAQKEWLFPPEPHLRLIGDLMEHCARSIPAYKPLSVSGYHIREAGATAAQELAYTLADGFGYVELGLSRGLDVNTFAPGLSFFFDAHVDFFEEIAKFRAARRIWARWMRDVYGATSEKAQWLRFHTQTAGVSLTAQQPYNNVVRTAVEALAAVLGGTNSLHTNALDETLALPSEQAAEIALRTQQVLMEETGVANVADPLGGSWFVEALTDRIEADAEKIFEQIKERGTRAVPDGQHPIGPITSGILRGIEDGWFTGEIAESAFRYQQALEKGEKKVVGVNCHHGSVTGDLEILRVSHEVEREQVRVLGDRKAARDDARVRSSLDAMLAAARDGGNMIEPMLEAVRAEATLGEICNVLRDEWGVYTEPAGF
- a CDS encoding DUF3817 domain-containing protein, coding for MKRSVLTRYRVMAYVTAVMLLVLCACMVAKYGFDTGKDLTLVVSQIHGVLYIIYLVFAFDLGSKAKWRFGKLLWVLISGTIPTAAFFVERKVVREIEPLVADGTPQPAKV
- a CDS encoding MarR family winged helix-turn-helix transcriptional regulator; this encodes MPKPLSLAFDPIARADELWRRRWGAVPSMAAITSVMRAHQILLSEVDAVLKPYGLTFARYEALVLLTFSKAGELPMSKIGERLMVHPTSVTNTVDRLVKARLVDKRPNPNDGRGTLASITPKGREVCDAATRDLMAMDFGLGAYDAEECAEIFALLRPLRVAAGDFKDD
- a CDS encoding MFS transporter, translating into MPTPSGPAATGPDEPCPNPPPKPMASFPAPTPTAPPVPPKPTAPSPAPSPPPGTGYRLVFAVPEFRYVFAAHLLSALGVVVCEIALSVLVYRLTGSPLLSALTFALGLLPYVIGGTLLSAVADRYPARRVLVVCDLLCAACAAAMVLPGTPVAVLLALRCATAAIAPVFAGTRAATLGDVLGEGDLFVLGRSLIRIVNQSAQLVGFAAGGLLLAAVTPGTVLAVTAGTFLGSALLLRLGTHARPARHTARGALLGTSLSGTRRLLADRRVRALLLLTWLPPMFVVVPEALLVPYADLLGTGPAGAGLLMCAMPVGAITAETLAGTFLGPKARARLTFPLGVFAVLPSLGFAFRPSFGWAVLLLVLTGVSIAYNFGVDRWFVAAVPDELLGQAMTVMQAGRMTIMGLGMGAAGVAAEYAPLWVVMPAGGVVGVVSVLLVVAEVRRTGAHRPAPAGLPGAARAAGATE
- a CDS encoding ArsR/SmtB family transcription factor, which codes for MPLDMRFGAEDLLRIRFAISPLCETHEAVRTLLRTDRHGYHLPWLRRMRAALAGLDLSALWLLMPSPHPGYTPDFLGPPPQSSLAPFEEELARVRATDPAVAHAELAKSLACTPGAAESPRGRAMLADPAAAVEELADVTERAWRALLEADWPRLRALLEAEVAYRSRQLASEGLEKLFADLSPRITWSDGTLTVRTRARFLQIQDLDGRGVLLMPSVFVWPDVVSAYEPHWQPTVIYPARGIGGLWHEPRTGRALARLLGVNRAAVLTALDEPASTTALAHRLGLAPSSVSAQLSVLRDAGLLTSRRHGHQVLYERTPLGIALSAGGPPPG